The Deltaproteobacteria bacterium genome has a window encoding:
- the plsY gene encoding glycerol-3-phosphate 1-O-acyltransferase PlsY, producing the protein MILVYTTIIVLSFFIGSFPTGYLVARSKGIDIKSVGSGNIGATNVTRAMGKGWGVLVLLVDALKGLLPVIFVRIHFSTLSEQHLYALMVGTGMASVLGHVFTPFLKFKGGKGVATTLGVILGINPLAGLVLIVVWLTAFLITHVSSIGALSSAISLPFIVFFLFRNRQNIIIMMIFAVFMSVFILFTHRENIKRLVHGEEEALKK; encoded by the coding sequence ATGATTTTAGTTTATACAACAATAATAGTTTTATCGTTTTTTATTGGTTCATTTCCAACAGGATATCTTGTAGCAAGAAGCAAGGGCATAGATATAAAATCTGTCGGAAGCGGGAATATCGGTGCTACAAATGTAACTAGAGCGATGGGCAAAGGGTGGGGAGTTTTGGTTTTGCTTGTTGATGCACTTAAAGGCTTACTACCGGTCATATTCGTGAGGATCCATTTCAGCACCTTGTCGGAACAGCATTTATACGCTTTAATGGTCGGTACCGGTATGGCGTCTGTACTGGGGCATGTTTTTACGCCGTTTCTCAAATTCAAAGGTGGTAAGGGTGTTGCAACAACACTCGGTGTGATCCTGGGCATAAATCCATTGGCAGGATTGGTTCTTATTGTCGTATGGTTAACAGCTTTTTTGATTACGCATGTTTCGTCTATAGGTGCTTTATCGTCAGCCATCTCATTGCCGTTCATTGTATTTTTTTTATTCAGAAACAGACAGAACATAATTATTATGATGATATTTGCTGTTTTTATGTCCGTCTTTATTCTTTTTACACACAGAGAAAATATCAAACGGCTTGTACACGGAGAGGAAGAGGCTTTAAAAAAATAG
- a CDS encoding acetyl-CoA carboxylase biotin carboxylase subunit → MFNKILIANRGEIATRIIRACKEMGIKSAVIYTEEDSTALYIKKADEAYLVSPGPIEAYLNIHRIVDLALKINADAIHPGYGFISENPKMAELCEKRGIVFIGPSSEAIELMGDKLKAREFMKKHDISIVDGSDEPIKSATDAVKWGKIIGYPLIIKASGGGGGRGLRIANTEKELLRYFKLAMSEAEKFFGNSEIFVERYIHKSHHIEFQILADHHENVIHLGERDCSIQRRHQKVIEIAPSLILGEQKRKEIGRVAIKIAKLVNYTNAGTIEFLVDSNMRYFFMEMNTRLQVEHPVTEAITGIDIVKKQIEIAAGMELNLKQKDVKINGNAIECRLIAEDPKNNFLPNGGRITAYYSPGGIGVRIDGAVYKDYVVPDYYDPLLAKMTVRGETWDEVVNRTRRALEEFVIRGIKTNIPYLLAIVSSDDFKKGYIDTEFINEHQELLGYEYQKDPMDIVIAIASVIAMHEGM, encoded by the coding sequence ATGTTTAACAAGATTCTTATTGCAAACAGAGGTGAGATAGCCACGAGGATTATCAGGGCATGCAAAGAGATGGGTATAAAGAGTGCCGTGATCTACACGGAAGAAGATTCAACAGCACTGTACATTAAAAAAGCGGATGAAGCATATCTCGTAAGTCCCGGTCCCATAGAGGCGTATCTCAACATTCACAGAATTGTTGATCTCGCATTGAAGATCAATGCTGATGCGATACACCCGGGTTACGGCTTTATTTCAGAAAATCCAAAAATGGCGGAGCTGTGTGAAAAAAGAGGTATCGTATTTATTGGCCCATCATCCGAGGCAATCGAACTGATGGGGGATAAGTTAAAAGCAAGAGAGTTTATGAAGAAGCATGATATCTCTATCGTGGATGGCAGTGATGAGCCCATAAAAAGCGCAACTGACGCAGTAAAATGGGGTAAGATCATAGGGTACCCATTGATAATAAAGGCTTCTGGTGGTGGCGGTGGAAGAGGGTTAAGGATTGCTAATACGGAAAAAGAGTTACTCAGGTATTTTAAACTTGCAATGTCGGAGGCGGAAAAGTTTTTTGGTAATTCCGAAATCTTTGTTGAAAGATATATACACAAGTCCCATCACATAGAGTTTCAGATCCTTGCGGATCATCATGAAAATGTTATTCATCTTGGTGAAAGGGATTGTTCAATACAGAGGAGACATCAAAAGGTAATAGAGATCGCTCCATCTTTGATTTTGGGTGAGCAGAAACGAAAAGAGATAGGAAGGGTAGCAATAAAGATCGCAAAGCTTGTTAATTATACGAATGCGGGTACAATTGAATTCCTCGTTGACAGCAATATGAGATACTTTTTTATGGAAATGAATACAAGGCTTCAGGTAGAACATCCTGTTACAGAGGCAATAACAGGCATAGACATAGTTAAGAAACAAATAGAAATAGCAGCCGGTATGGAACTAAACCTGAAGCAGAAAGACGTAAAAATCAATGGTAATGCAATCGAATGCAGGCTCATTGCGGAGGATCCCAAAAATAATTTTTTACCTAATGGCGGAAGGATAACCGCTTATTACTCACCCGGTGGTATTGGGGTAAGGATAGACGGCGCTGTTTATAAGGATTATGTCGTTCCCGATTATTATGATCCTCTTCTAGCAAAGATGACCGTCAGGGGAGAGACATGGGATGAGGTCGTGAACAGAACGCGAAGGGCGCTTGAGGAATTTGTTATAAGAGGTATAAAGACGAATATCCCGTATTTGCTTGCAATTGTTAGCAGTGATGATTTTAAAAAGGGTTACATAGATACAGAGTTCATAAATGAGCATCAGGAATTGCTTGGGTATGAGTATCAAAAAGATCCAATGGATATTGTTATAGCTATTGCATCTGTTATTGCAATGCATGAAGGCATGTAA